A genomic window from Brachyspira sp. SAP_772 includes:
- a CDS encoding ATP-binding protein, whose translation MNKLFLILSLVVFAVSCSNNSGDGTTKASSSTSGAQYVKKAVAINVEGLAAPESVKFRNGKLYIANLGDPNAPKDGFIIVANEDGSNPQKLFEGELDSPKGFSFLNDDIIIIPDQVNDSSMTGNLVLANVKENKIITKLPIEGSKFLNDTVVITPTKVALTDTGASTVHFVNVDNNSALSITSSVTGVVGANGIFLDNGVLYIAGSTFGGDANGGDIYTLNIDGTGLTKWTASRLGAGALDGIAIANGKLYVSDWGENGANNNACIYVFDLNTKEQIEKIEGSLSGVADIDLVNNVIYIPELSTSLIKKVQL comes from the coding sequence ATGAATAAACTTTTTTTAATTTTATCATTAGTAGTATTTGCAGTTTCTTGTTCAAATAATTCTGGAGATGGAACAACTAAAGCTAGCAGCAGTACTTCAGGAGCTCAATATGTAAAAAAAGCGGTTGCTATTAATGTTGAAGGATTAGCAGCACCTGAGAGTGTTAAGTTTAGAAATGGTAAATTATATATAGCAAATTTGGGAGACCCTAATGCACCTAAAGACGGATTTATCATTGTTGCTAATGAAGATGGTTCTAACCCTCAAAAACTTTTTGAAGGTGAATTGGATAGCCCTAAAGGTTTTTCTTTCTTAAATGATGATATTATTATTATACCTGATCAAGTTAATGATAGCTCTATGACAGGTAATTTAGTATTAGCTAATGTAAAAGAAAATAAAATAATAACTAAACTTCCTATAGAAGGCTCTAAATTCTTAAATGATACAGTAGTTATAACTCCTACAAAAGTAGCATTAACTGACACTGGTGCTTCTACAGTTCATTTCGTAAATGTTGATAATAATTCAGCTTTATCTATTACTTCATCAGTAACAGGTGTAGTTGGTGCTAATGGCATATTCTTAGATAACGGAGTATTATATATAGCAGGAAGCACATTCGGAGGCGATGCTAATGGAGGCGATATTTATACTTTAAATATAGACGGTACAGGCTTAACTAAATGGACAGCTTCAAGATTGGGTGCTGGTGCTTTAGATGGTATAGCTATTGCAAACGGAAAGTTATATGTTTCTGATTGGGGCGAAAACGGTGCTAATAATAATGCTTGTATTTATGTGTTTGATTTAAATACTAAAGAGCAGATTGAAAAAATTGAAGGTTCTTTGTCTGGTGTTGCTGATATAGATTTAGTTAATAATGTTATATATATACCAGAGCTTTCTACAAGCTTAATTAAGAAAGTACAATTATAA
- a CDS encoding ATP-binding protein translates to MNKIILALFFIIIFIVSCNKQNSSSSNNKKEAVLIDVEGTAAPESIRLRNGKLYIANIGNTGKANDGFFLCVNEDGSNPIKLFEGELDSPKGFYFITDDIIAIADQDDETELAGNVVLANVKDNTIITKLAINDAKLLNDVVAIDDNTIAVTDTGKSRVYIIKIENNSSLSIVNTIENVYGANGIAFNDGILYVVSNGFMGAENTGYIYSFNADGSGLGKWIDSIIGSGGLDGIAVYNNKLYVTDWGEGGTNASIYVFDISTKEQLEKIEGSLIGAADIDVINDVIYIPEIPTGLIKKIEL, encoded by the coding sequence ATGAATAAAATTATATTAGCGTTATTTTTTATAATAATATTTATTGTTTCATGCAATAAACAAAATTCTTCATCATCTAATAATAAAAAAGAAGCTGTGTTAATAGATGTTGAAGGCACTGCTGCACCTGAAAGTATAAGATTAAGAAATGGAAAATTATATATTGCAAATATTGGAAATACAGGCAAAGCAAATGACGGCTTTTTCTTATGTGTTAATGAAGACGGCTCTAATCCAATAAAACTCTTTGAAGGAGAATTAGATTCACCTAAGGGGTTTTATTTTATCACTGATGATATTATTGCTATTGCTGATCAAGATGATGAGACAGAATTAGCTGGAAATGTGGTGCTTGCCAATGTTAAAGATAATACTATAATAACAAAACTCGCTATAAATGATGCCAAATTATTAAATGATGTAGTTGCAATAGATGATAATACTATAGCAGTTACAGATACAGGAAAGAGTAGGGTATATATAATAAAAATAGAAAATAACTCATCGCTTTCTATTGTAAACACTATTGAAAATGTTTATGGTGCTAATGGAATAGCTTTTAATGATGGTATATTGTATGTTGTTTCAAATGGATTTATGGGAGCAGAAAATACGGGTTATATATATTCTTTTAATGCAGATGGAAGCGGATTAGGTAAATGGATAGATTCTATAATAGGCTCAGGCGGATTAGACGGTATAGCTGTATATAACAATAAACTATATGTTACAGATTGGGGTGAAGGAGGAACTAATGCTTCTATATATGTATTTGATATAAGCACAAAAGAACAATTAGAAAAAATTGAAGGTTCTTTGATAGGTGCTGCTGATATAGATGTTATAAATGATGTTATATATATTCCAGAGATTCCTACTGGTTTAATCAAAAAAATAGAATTATAA
- the hemH gene encoding ferrochelatase: MNKSKYKKSVILLNMGGPKNIEEINTFLVNMFNDYYILNIKNGFIRNMVSKKIVNKIKPDVISHYEAIGGKSPINEYTEKLVNKLNKLDSLSDYKYIMNYTHPYAYDVLKELKNSGVEEIILFSMYPQYSEVTVKSSLESVYKAMKKLKYNPKINIIDRYYYDDNYNNSIIKLIKDSIVNKNSEEYILIFSAHSIPKMYADKGDPYEYECNYNTKILKEKLYKEGLYFKDIVLSYQSKIGKIEWLSPATIDIIKKYKGEKLIIYPLAFTIDNSETIYEIDMEYRKEAISKYNIKDFILVPCLNDNFYFAKTIIELSNNAKIYNSNISDIKKIV, from the coding sequence ATGAATAAGTCTAAATATAAAAAAAGCGTTATACTATTAAATATGGGCGGACCAAAAAATATTGAGGAAATAAATACTTTTTTAGTTAATATGTTTAATGATTATTATATTCTAAATATAAAAAACGGATTTATAAGAAATATGGTGTCAAAAAAAATAGTAAATAAAATAAAACCTGATGTTATAAGTCATTATGAAGCTATAGGAGGAAAATCTCCAATAAATGAATATACAGAAAAATTAGTAAATAAACTTAATAAATTAGACAGTTTATCAGATTATAAATATATAATGAATTATACTCATCCTTATGCTTATGATGTATTGAAAGAATTAAAAAATAGCGGTGTAGAAGAAATTATATTATTTAGTATGTATCCTCAATATTCAGAAGTTACAGTAAAATCATCATTAGAAAGTGTTTATAAGGCTATGAAGAAACTAAAATATAATCCAAAAATTAATATAATAGACAGATATTATTATGATGATAATTATAATAATTCTATAATAAAATTAATAAAAGATTCAATAGTAAATAAAAACTCTGAAGAATATATATTAATATTTTCAGCACACTCAATACCAAAAATGTATGCTGATAAAGGCGATCCGTATGAATATGAATGTAATTATAATACTAAAATATTAAAAGAAAAACTCTATAAGGAAGGATTATATTTTAAAGATATTGTTCTTTCTTATCAATCAAAAATAGGAAAAATAGAATGGCTTTCTCCTGCCACAATAGACATAATAAAAAAATATAAAGGAGAAAAATTAATAATATATCCTTTAGCATTTACAATAGACAACTCTGAAACAATTTATGAAATAGATATGGAATACAGAAAAGAAGCTATAAGTAAATATAATATAAAGGATTTTATATTAGTACCTTGTTTAAATGATAATTTTTATTTTGCTAAAACAATCATTGAGTTATCAAACAATGCTAAAATATACAATTCAAATATATCAGATATTAAAAAAATAGTTTAA